From one Musa acuminata AAA Group cultivar baxijiao chromosome BXJ2-6, Cavendish_Baxijiao_AAA, whole genome shotgun sequence genomic stretch:
- the LOC135613938 gene encoding GDSL esterase/lipase At5g45960-like — translation MENRVLFFAIFFLLLHPLAATSHNISAVFAFGDSTLDAGNNNQLHTIARADHVPYGRELPGLLPSGRFSDGRLITDFIVSALGLKDLLPPYSEADRLPLSNIATGVSFASAGTGLDDLTASQSQVMTMAEELSNFAAYTKRLTAALGKDKAQEIIGGALFVIGAGSNDWMINYYISPIRSWTYSKTDYSRFLIGKLRSVVEEIYHRGGRKFAISGLPPL, via the exons ATGGAGAACAGAGTTCTATTCTTtgccatcttcttcctcctcttgcaCCCTCTCGCCGCCACCAGCCATAACATCTCCGCTGTCTTCGCCTTCGGCGACTCGACTCTCGATGCCGGCAACAACAACCAGCTTCACACGATCGCCCGCGCCGACCACGTCCCCTACGGTCGCGAGCTCCCGGGCCTTCTCCCCTCCGGGAGGTTCTCCGACGGCAGGCTGATTACCGACTTCATCGTCTCCGCCCTGGGACTCAAGGACCTCCTCCCTCCTTACTCTGAGGCCGACCGCCTCCCCCTTTCCAACATCGCCACCGGAGTCAGCTTCGCCTCCGCGGGCACCGGCCTCGACGACCTGACCGCGAGCCAGTCGCAGGTCATGACCATGGCCGAAGAGTTGAGCAACTTCGCGGCGTACACGAAGAGGCTAACAGCTGCTCTCGGGAAGGATAAGGCGCAGGAGATCATCGGCGGTGCCCTGTTCGTCATCGGCGCAGGCTCTAATGACTGGATGATTAACTACTACATTTCTCCCATCAGAAGCTGGACGTATTCTAAGACTGATTACAGCCGTTTCCTCATCGGCAAGCTTCGTTCTGTGGTTGAG GAAATATATCACAGAGGTGGTCGGAAGTTTGCCATCTCCGGGCTTCCACCACTGTGA
- the LOC135613937 gene encoding GDSL esterase/lipase At2g31550-like — translation MVPINHATQRSCVVAQNNDAAAYNSLFKHSINALSASLVEGKFVYVDIYTPLINMIHNPKRYGFESTTLGCCGTGTVEMGPLCNAMTPVCSAPSSFMFWDSVHPSEATYKALAKEMIKDVLPKFG, via the exons ATGGTGCCCATCAACCACGCGACACAACGAAGCTGCGTGGTGGCGCAGAACAACGACGCCGCCGCATACAACTCCCTGTTCAAACACTCCATCAACGCCCTGAGTGCTTCGCTCGTCGAAGGCAAGTTCGTGTACGTGGACATCTACACCCCACTGATCAACATGATCCATAACCCTAAAAGATACG GTTTTGAGTCGACGACGTTGGGGTGTTGCGGGACTGGGACGGTGGAGATGGGTCCGTTGTGCAATGCGATGACGCCGGTGTGCTCGGCTCCTTCTTCTTTCATGTTCTGGGACTCTGTTCATCCATCAGAGGCAACATACAAAGCTCTTGCGAAAGAGATGATTAAAGATGTGCTCCCAAAGTTTGGATGA